A region from the Musa acuminata AAA Group cultivar baxijiao chromosome BXJ1-10, Cavendish_Baxijiao_AAA, whole genome shotgun sequence genome encodes:
- the LOC135595691 gene encoding plasma membrane-associated cation-binding protein 1-like — MVNYWKSKVLPTIKKVFDRNGKKAAAAEACKSFDESKEDISKEFEEKKTDLQPKVVEIYEASAVEIKTLVKKPTGSGLKKKSTVVIKFIEELVKIEFPGSKPVSEAAAKYGPGLVSGPVIFLFEQVSTLLPAEEPPAPAEPAVESTSKDITPETAEEIKKEEAEAEVEEAPAPADPAPSDPSPETEKPAEPAAEPAKA, encoded by the exons ATGGTGAATTACTGGAAGTCTAAAGTCCTTCCGACGATCAAGAAGGTGTTTGACAGGAACGGCAAGAAGGCTGCCGCCGCCGAGGCATGCAAGTCCTTCGACGAATCGAAG GAGgacatcagcaaggagttcgaagAGAAGAAGACTGACCTGCAGCCCAAAGTTGTGGAGATCTACGAAGCTTCTGCCGTTGAAATCAAG ACTCTGGTGAAGAAACCGACGGGGTCAGGACTGAAGAAGAAATCAACTGTTGTGATCAAGTTCATCGAGGAACTAGTGAAGATCG AGTTCCCTGGCTCGAAGCCGGTGAGCGAGGCTGCCGCCAAGTACGGCCCCGGCCTCGTCTCCGGTCCCGTGATCTTCCTCTTCGAGCAGGTGTCCACCTTACTCCCCGCAGAGGAGCCGCCTGCTCCCGCCGAACCGGCCGTCGAGAGCACCAGCAAGGATATTACACCGGAAACCGCGGAGGAGATCAAGAAGGAAGAGGCTGAGGCGGAGGTGGAAGAGGCACCTGCCCCGGCCGACCCGGCTCCCTCGGACCCCTCCCCGGAGACGGAGAAACCGGCCGAGCCAGCGGCTGAACCCGCCAAGGCTTGA